The segment TGTAAATCTTACCGAATGGACGATGCTACCGCgatttttaatgaaatggaGTACAATGGATTTGTCCCAGATACCATTGTATATAATTCTCTCCTTGATGGGTTATTTAAGGCTCGGAGAGTTATTGAAGCATGTCAATTTTTTGATAAAATGGTGCAAGAAGGTGTTAGAGCTTCTCCTTGGACATACAATATTCTAATTGATGGATTATTTAGGAATGGAAGAGCTGAAGCTAGCTACTCTTTATTCTgtgatttgaagaaaaagggTCAATTTGTTGATGGTGTTACTTACAGCATCATTATACTGCAACTGTGTAAAGAGGGACTGCTTGAGGAAGCACTACAATTggttgaagaaatggaagcgAGAGGCTTTGTTATCGATCTTGTTACTGTAACATCTTTGTTGATTGCAATGCACAAGCAAGGGCAGTGGGAAGGGTTAGAGAGGCTCATGAAGCACATTAGAGAAGGTGATTTGGTCCCCAATGTGCTGAAATGGAAGGCCAATATGGAAGATTCAGTGAAGtatcagaaaaataaaaggaaaaactacTCATCTCTGTTTTCTCCAAAGGAGGATCTGAGTGAGATTATAAGTTCAAGAGCTTCTTCCGTTGCTAAAGTTAATGTTGGTGATATTTCCGAAAAcacagaagaaaaagatgatgaCAATTGGTCATCATCCCCACATGTAGATCTCTTGGCTAATCTTGCTAAGTCTACAGGTGATTCATTGCAACCGTTCTCTCTTAGTCCAGGGCAACGGGTTGAAGCAAAAGGGGACAACTCATTCGATATCGATATGGTCAATACATTTTTGTCTATTTTTCTAGCAAAGGGAAAATTGAGCTTAGCTTGTAAGTTGTTTGAGATCTTCAGCGATATGGGCGTGAACCCAGTGAGGTACACCTACAATTCAATGTTGAGTGCATTTGTGAAGAAGGGATACTTTCATCAGGCATGGGGTATATTTAACGAAATGGGCGAGAAGGTATGTCCAGCTGATATAGCCACGTATAATTTGATAATTCAAGGACTCGGGAAGATGGGTAGAGCAGATCTTGCAAGTTCGGTTCTGGAAAAGCTAATGGAGCAGGGTGGCTATCTCGATATCGTAATGTACAACACGTTGATGAATGCGCTGGGGAAGGCAGGTCGAATGGATGATGTAAATAAGCTTTTTGAGCAAATGAGGAGCAGTGGGATAAACCCAGATGTTGTCAGTTTTAATACACTTATTGAAGTTCACAGCAAAGCAGGTCGGTTTAAGGACGCTTACAAATTTTTGAAGATGATGCTGGATTCGGGCTGTTCCCCGAACCATGTCACGGATACAATTTTGGATTTCCTAGGGAGAGAGATTGAGAAAGCGAGGTATGAAAAAGCTTCAATCATCCGTGACAAGAACAGTTCTTGACTTTCCTGTTAACATTggagttgttgttgttttcatTTCTATTGCAATTTTCTGTAGTCTTCCTGTAAGAATGGGATCTAATTTGTTTGTGAACAAGTATTTAAAAGTCGGTCTAATTTACTTGATCGAGTAATTTTCCTGTTCTTGTATGTTCGGCCCTCGGAGTACAGGAATAAGAAAAGGGGAACAGAGAGATCAGAACTTGATAATTTANatgtttttttttttttttttttttttatctctacAAACACAGGCACCTATGCGTTATCTACTAACCCATCTTTGAATTCGAACTCAGCTTTAGTGTCATATAGTTGCACGCTTGCGGTAGTGGAACAGTGATTGTGGGAACACTTGTTCTTTACCTCGCATACAAGTCAGCTATATGAAATTCAGACTTTGTGGATAATATCAACGTATGCTTGAACTTTGAGTCAcgtttgaaataaatattttagaaaatgtgagTGAGGAAGTATATTGAAAACAATTGTAAAGAAAGCAATGTTAGAAGCTAAAAGCGAGTATGCAACGACAAcaactttgatagcatataaccccAGTAGTAAGAATTAATAACTGATCAAAtcttgatagcatataaccccAGTAGTAAGAATTAATAACTGATCAAATCTTCT is part of the Cucurbita pepo subsp. pepo cultivar mu-cu-16 chromosome LG12, ASM280686v2, whole genome shotgun sequence genome and harbors:
- the LOC111807803 gene encoding pentatricopeptide repeat-containing protein At4g01570; the encoded protein is MRHRIGGFVAMESRATPTLSRLADLLLVASITKTLSESGTRTLQHQSLSISEPLLLQILRSRSVHPSNKLDFFKWCSLSPNFSHSASTYSQIFRTLCRSGYLHEVPLVLSSMKRDGVDVDSHTFKVLLDAFIRSGKFDAALEILDHMEELGTSLELNTYNSVLVALVRKNQVGLALSIFFKLFDAFSTGGQEGSAVPSFSFLPNALACNELLVALRKSDMRVEFKKVFDKLRTIRSFEFNVCGYNICIHAFGCWGYLDTSLALFKEMKQRSLVSVSFGPDLCTYNSLIHVLCLVGKVNDALIVWEELKGSGHEPDAFTYRLIIQGCCKSYRMDDATAIFNEMEYNGFVPDTIVYNSLLDGLFKARRVIEACQFFDKMVQEGVRASPWTYNILIDGLFRNGRAEASYSLFCDLKKKGQFVDGVTYSIIILQLCKEGLLEEALQLVEEMEARGFVIDLVTVTSLLIAMHKQGQWEGLERLMKHIREGDLVPNVLKWKANMEDSVKYQKNKRKNYSSLFSPKEDLSEIISSRASSVAKVNVGDISENTEEKDDDNWSSSPHVDLLANLAKSTGDSLQPFSLSPGQRVEAKGDNSFDIDMVNTFLSIFLAKGKLSLACKLFEIFSDMGVNPVRYTYNSMLSAFVKKGYFHQAWGIFNEMGEKVCPADIATYNLIIQGLGKMGRADLASSVLEKLMEQGGYLDIVMYNTLMNALGKAGRMDDVNKLFEQMRSSGINPDVVSFNTLIEVHSKAGRFKDAYKFLKMMLDSGCSPNHVTDTILDFLGREIEKARYEKASIIRDKNSS